Part of the Pirellulales bacterium genome is shown below.
CGATTCATGCGGAGGATCGCGAAATGTGCGCGGCGATCGGGCGGCATGGGGCTGACGCACTCGCCGAACTCCCTGAGGGGGCGAATTTGCTGACTCACTGCAACGCCGGCGCATTGGCGACGGGGGGTGCGGGGACCGCACTGGCGGTGATCTACGAACTCGCCCGGCGCGGAAAGCGGCCCCACGTGTGGGTCGACGAGACGCGACCGCTGATGCAGGGGGCGCGGCTGACGGCGTGGGAGTTGATGCGGAGCGGCGTCGACTGCACGGTGATTTGCGACTCGATGGCCGCGGCGGTCATGCACTCCGGGCGGGTCGACGCGGCGATCGTCGGGACCGATCGGATCGCGGCCAACGGCGACGCGGCGAACAAAATCGGCACCTACGGCGTCGCGGTGCTGGCCGCGGCCCACGACGTGCCGTTTTACGTGGCGGCGCCGACGAGCACGTTCGACTTGTCGCTGGCCGACGGCGCGGCGATTCCGATCGAAGAGCGGGCCGGAGAGGAGATCACGCACGGCTGCGGGCGGCAGACCGCTCCGGCGGGGGCGAGGACCTATAACCCCGCATTCGACGTCACCCCCGCGCGGCTCATTCGCGGGATCGTCACCGAGCGCGGGGTGATCGAACCGGTCGAGCGCGAAAGGGTCGCCGCGGTTGTCGCCGCGGCGGCGGCCCGCTAGCCTGAAACCAGGAACTGAACCCCACGGAGGTTGCCATGGCGACAAAGCCCAGTCCGGCCAAGAACAATCCCTCGATCGGCGAGTATCTGCTCGAACGGTTGCAGGATTACGGCATCGCCGACGTGTTCGGGATTCCGGGGGACTACGTTCTGTCGTTCTACACGATGCTCGAGGCGAGTCCGATCAACGCCATCGGCTGCACGCGCGAGGATTGCGCGGGGTTTGCGGCCGACGCCTACGCCCGGGTGCGGGGGATGGGGGCGCTGTGCGTCACCTACTGCGTGGGGGGCTTGAGCGTCTGCAATTCGGTCGCGGGGGCGTTCGCCGAGAAGTCGCCGGTGGTGGTCGTCACCGGGTCGCCGGGGATGCGCGAACGGGTTCACAACCCCCTGCTCCACCACATGGTGCGGGGGTTTCGCACGCAGTACGAGGTGTTCGAGAAGCTGTGCATCGCCGGGACCGAGCTGAACGACCCGGCCACGGCGTTTCGCGAGATCGACCGGGTGCTGGCGGCGTGCCAGCGGTTCAAGCGGCCCGTGTACATCGACATGCCGCGCGACATGGTGCACGTGGTTCCCGACGGCCCGCGCCCGGCGCCGCCGGCGGAGCCCGTGAGCGATCGCCGGGCGCTCGACGAGGCGGTGTGCGAGGCGGCGAAACGAATCGAGCAGGCCCGCCAGCCGGTGCTGCTGTTGGGGGTCGAGATCCATCGGTTCGGCCTGCAGGATCTGGCGCTCAAGCTGGCCGAGGAGACGGGCATCCCGATGGCGGCCACGATGCTGGGCAAAGGGGTCGTCGCCGAGACGCATCCGTTGTACATGGGCCTGTACGAAGGAGCGCTCGGGCGGCAAGAGGTGACGCGGTACGTCGAGGCGAGCGACTGCGTCGTGATGCTCGGCACGTTCATGACCGACATCAACTTGGGCATCTACACGGCCGAGCTCAACGCGGGCGACTGCATCTACGCCACGAGCGAAGAGCTGCGGATTCGTCACCATCACTACCACGACGTCCGGCTGCAGGACTTTCTCGCAGGTCTGGCCGCGTTCAAGTGGAAGCGCGCGACGCCGCAGCCCCCTGCCCCGACGGATTGGGAGCCGGAACCGTACAAGCTGGCGGCCGAGGCGCCGATCACGATCACGCGGCTCATGCGGCGATTGGACGAGCAGCTCGACGACCAAACGATCGTGATCGCCGACATCGGCGACGCGCTGTTCGCTTCGACGGAGCTGACGACCCAAGGCCGGACCGAGTTTCTCAGCCCGGCGTATTACACCTCGATGGGGTTCGCCGTGCCCGCGGCGCTGGGGGCGAAGATCGCGCGGCCGTCGGCCCGCGTCGTGGCGATCGCGGGGGACGGGGCGTTTCAGATGACGGGGATGGAGCTGTCGACTCTGGTGCGCCGCAAGTTGCCCGCGATCGTCGTCGTGCTGAACAACGGGGGCTACGGCACCGAGCGGCTGCTGCACCCCGGCGACTACGAGTTCAACGAAATCCACTCGTGGCGGTATCACGACCTGCCGCGGGTGCTGGGCGGGGGACAGGGCTACGAGATTCGCACCGAGGGAGACTTCGACGCGGCGTTGCGCGCCGCGTGGAACGCGACCGACGGGCCGAGCATCCTGCACGTGCACCTGGCGCCCGGCGACGCGAGCCGTGCGCTGAGTCAACTGGGGGCGATGATGAGCCGCACGGTCGTGCAGTAGGGCCCGGACGAGTCGGAGGCCGGTACGTCGGCGAGCGGGCGTTTGCTCGGCTGCGCAGGGGGTGGTAGATTGCCGCCGGCGCGGCGACTCTTGCCGGTCGATCGTTCCGTCGCATCGCGCCGATCTCTTGGACGCCCCTGGACCGCTGGAGGAAATGTCATGCGTTGTGCACGAATGTTTGCGTTGGTCGTCGCGACGGCGGTCGCAGTTCCGCTTGTTCGCAGCGCAGTCGGCCAGGCGCCCGAGGCGCCCCCGACGAGCCCGGCGACCAAGGAGCACGAGTGGCTGAAACAGTTCCTCGGCGAGTGGGAGTCGGAGGCCGAAGGGTCGATGGGCCCCGACGAGCCGCCGACCAAGTGCAAGGGGACGATGTCGTGCCGGGCGCTGGGGGACTTGTGGATCGTCAACTCCTCGCGCGGCGAGGCGATGGGGGTCGCGGTCGAGGCCCAGCAGACGCTCGGTTACGATCCGAAGAAGAAGAAATACGTCGGCACGTGGGTCGACTCGATGTTCAACCACATGTGGCTCTACGAGGGCTCCCTTGACGCCGCGGGCAAGACGCTGACCCTGAACGCGGACGGCCCTGACTTTGCGGATCCCGACCGGACGGTGAAGTACCGGGACGTTTACGAGTTCCAGTCCCCCGACCGCTTCAAGATTCGCTCCGAGATGCAGGGCCCCGACGGCGCCTGGATCACGTTCATGCAGGGCGACGTGCGGCGGACGAAGTAACCGGGGGGCGAGGAGCCGAGAGCCGGGGGACTTTGCCGGTTTTGCGGGCCCTGCCTGGGGCGCCGGTCATGCCGACGGGATCGACGATTCTGATTCGCCGACCCGCGGAGCGCCGAGCATAGTTGCCAGAGCGGCGGCGTCGCGCACGGATTGCGCGACAACTCCCGGCAGTCGCGCAAGCAGACCGGCTCGTCCCCAGCGAAAAGGATTTCCCAATGAACTCTCGCATGGCCCGGAGGGCGCTGTTGACGTTGTCGGCGGCCGCCCTGATCGGCGGCGGCGCCAGCGCCCAAACCGCGTCGACACAGGAGGGATGGTTCGGAGGCGTCGATTTCTTGTTCCTGTCCCCCAAGATCAGCGAAGCGGGGGTCGCCTCCATCTTCTTCTGGGACGGGCTCGCGTCCGCGTCGCAGTACGGGGGCTCGCTGAGCTCGCCGCTGAACTTCGCCCAGCGCGTGTTCGTCGGCTATCAAGGCGACGGCGGGGGCGGCGCCCAGGTCCGCTGGTTCACGTTCGACAACACGGTCGACTACGTCGGCGAGGTGAACGAAGGGGGACCGCCGATTCAGTTGTTCGGTTCGACGCAGTTGGAGGTCGACGCGGTCGACCTGGAACTGTTGCAACGCGGCAACTTCGCCAACTGGAACTGGATGGGGACCGCCGGGGTGCGGATCGCCGACGTCAGCCTCCGTGAGAGCGAGATCAATTTCGAGGATCTCAACGACTTCGTCTGGGGCGGATCGACGGGCGTGCAGTTCCAGGGCGCCGGGCCGACGCTGTCGGTTCAGGGGGCGCGGCCGATCCTGCTGGACGGTCTGTCGATCTTCGCGAACGCCAGGACGGCCCTCTTGTACGGCGACACCGACTGGTGGACCGCCTTCCCCAGTTGGCTGGGCGCGAACGGCGGCCGGTACACGATCCGCGACGACTTCGTGCAGGTCTGGGAGTTCCAATTCGGCCTGCAGCACACGAAGCAATTCGAGGCCTGCGACATGTTCACCGGAATCTTCTGGGAAGCCCAGCGCTGGGAAAGCGACTCGGGGTTCCTGGGGGATCTGGGATTTCACGGGTTCGGCGTCCGGACGGGCCTCGTGTATTGACCGCCCTGGGCGTCGCCGCGGCGGCGCCGGGCCCTGCCATGTCAAATTCGCACACGGCCGCTCCTCGCGCGAGGAGCGGCCGTTTTTCGTCGGGGGCGTGCGAATCCGCTTCCGGCGCCGGCACTCTGCGGTAGGCAGACACGGGGGACTTGGCTTAAATTAGCCTCTTCTTGTCGCCGGGTACGCCAATTGCGGGAGGGCGGACGCGTCGCGGGGTTCTTTCCCCCCTGGTCGCGAGCGCGCCGTTTGCTTCGTCCCGCCGGAGCGACGCCCGTCGGCAGGCGTACACACCTTCCTCGTTCCTTAGGATCTGATCACCGTCATGGACAGCAGCGTTATCACCAAATACTGGGCGATCGCGCCCGTCGCCTCGATCGCCGCTTTGGGCTTCGCCGTGTACTTCTACAAGAAGATGATGGCCGCCAGCGAAGGGTCGGACCTGATGAAGGAGATCGCCCAGCATGTCCGCGAGGGCGCCATGGCGTATCTCTCGCGGCAATACCGGGTCGTGACGATCGTGTTCGTCGTGCTGGTGATCATTCTGACCGTGCTGGCCAAGTACGGCATTCAGAATCCGTTCGTGCCGGTCGCGTTCCTCACCGGCGGGTTCTTCAGCGGGTTGTGCGGCTACATCGGCATGCGCACGGCGACCAACGCCTCGGCCCGCACCGCCCAGGGATGCAGCGAGGGGCTCAACCGCGGGTTGACCGTCGCCTTCCGGAGCGGGGCGGTCATGGGGCTGGTGGTCGTGGGCTTCGGACTGCTCGACATCTGCCTGTGGTATTGGATTCTCGACCAGTTCGTCTACTCGCCCGAAAACATGGAACAGGGCTGGACGTTCTGGGGGATGACGATGGTCGCCCCCGGAACCACGCCGATCGACAAGCTGGTCCACATCACGACGACGATGATCACCTTCGGCATGGGCGCCTCGACCCAGGCCTTGTTCGCCCGCGTCGGCGGCGGCATCTACACCAAGGCGGCCGACGTCGGCGCCGACCTCGTGGGCAAGGTCGAGGCGGGGATCCCCGAGGACGACCCCCGCAACCCGGCCACGATCGCC
Proteins encoded:
- a CDS encoding DUF1579 domain-containing protein, encoding MRCARMFALVVATAVAVPLVRSAVGQAPEAPPTSPATKEHEWLKQFLGEWESEAEGSMGPDEPPTKCKGTMSCRALGDLWIVNSSRGEAMGVAVEAQQTLGYDPKKKKYVGTWVDSMFNHMWLYEGSLDAAGKTLTLNADGPDFADPDRTVKYRDVYEFQSPDRFKIRSEMQGPDGAWITFMQGDVRRTK
- the mtnA gene encoding S-methyl-5-thioribose-1-phosphate isomerase, whose protein sequence is MLPTTLRWEGPAAGGALVLVDQTQLPGATVELRCTTVAEAVDAIRRLAVRGAPAIGCAAAYATCLALAEDLPPPSREAPPRRQSAAVLRACDELAASRPTAVNLFWALGRMRGVVERWERDCEARGVAGGDDAASADLAERLLAEARAIHAEDREMCAAIGRHGADALAELPEGANLLTHCNAGALATGGAGTALAVIYELARRGKRPHVWVDETRPLMQGARLTAWELMRSGVDCTVICDSMAAAVMHSGRVDAAIVGTDRIAANGDAANKIGTYGVAVLAAAHDVPFYVAAPTSTFDLSLADGAAIPIEERAGEEITHGCGRQTAPAGARTYNPAFDVTPARLIRGIVTERGVIEPVERERVAAVVAAAAAR
- a CDS encoding alpha-keto acid decarboxylase family protein, producing MATKPSPAKNNPSIGEYLLERLQDYGIADVFGIPGDYVLSFYTMLEASPINAIGCTREDCAGFAADAYARVRGMGALCVTYCVGGLSVCNSVAGAFAEKSPVVVVTGSPGMRERVHNPLLHHMVRGFRTQYEVFEKLCIAGTELNDPATAFREIDRVLAACQRFKRPVYIDMPRDMVHVVPDGPRPAPPAEPVSDRRALDEAVCEAAKRIEQARQPVLLLGVEIHRFGLQDLALKLAEETGIPMAATMLGKGVVAETHPLYMGLYEGALGRQEVTRYVEASDCVVMLGTFMTDINLGIYTAELNAGDCIYATSEELRIRHHHYHDVRLQDFLAGLAAFKWKRATPQPPAPTDWEPEPYKLAAEAPITITRLMRRLDEQLDDQTIVIADIGDALFASTELTTQGRTEFLSPAYYTSMGFAVPAALGAKIARPSARVVAIAGDGAFQMTGMELSTLVRRKLPAIVVVLNNGGYGTERLLHPGDYEFNEIHSWRYHDLPRVLGGGQGYEIRTEGDFDAALRAAWNATDGPSILHVHLAPGDASRALSQLGAMMSRTVVQ